A segment of the Bdellovibrio bacteriovorus genome:
TCACAAGGATATCCTGAGCACCATCAAAACTTTGATCGATCTGAAAAATGGTCGTGGTGTTATCGACGATATCGATCACTTGGGTAACCGTCGTGTTCGTTCTGTGGGTGAGTTGCTTGAAAACCAATACCGTATCGGTTTGGTTCGTATGGAGCGCGCTATCCGTGAACGTATGTCCCTTCAGGACGTTGAAACAATGATGCCTCACGATCTTGTGAACGCGAAACCTGTGAATGCCGTAGTAAAAGAATTCTTCGGTTCTTCCCAGTTGTCTCAGTTCATGGATCAGACGAACCCACTTTCCGAGATCACGCACAAACGTCGTTTGTCTGCTCTTGGGCCTGGTGGTTTGACTCGTGACCGCGCTGGTTTCGAAGTACGTGACGTACACCCTACGCACTACGGACGTATCTGTCCTATCGAAACTCCAGAGGGTCCAAACATCGGTTTGATCGCCTCTTTGGCAACTTACGCTCGTATCAACAACTATGGTTTCATCGAGACTCCATACCGTAAAGTTGAAGCGGGTCAGGTTTCCAAGGACATCAACTATCTTTCTGCATTGGAAGAAGCTGGTCACCACATCGCTCCTGCGGCTCGTGACGAAGCTGGAAACAAAGCCATCCAGACTGCGACTACCATCACTCGTCGTGACGGTGAGTATGAGATCGTGGACAAGGATAAAGTTGCTCTGATGGACGTTTCTCCATCTCAGTTGGTTTCCATCGCAGCTTCCCTGATTCCATTCCTTGAGCACGATGACGCCAACCGTGCCTTGATGGGATCGAACATGCAACGTCAAGCGGTTCCACTGCTTCGTTCTCGCGCGCCACTTGTTGGTACGGGCGTAGAGCGTTTGGTTGCTCGTGACTCCGGTACTTCCATCGTTGCTCAAAACGATGGTATCGTTGAGGAAGTTGATGCTTCCCGTATCGTTATCCGTCGTTTCGCCAAAGGCGGCGAGCTGGGTGCGAACGTGGACATCTACAACCTGACGAAGTATCAGCGTACGAATCAAAATACGTGCTTCAACCAAAAACCAATCGTTACTGTTGGTGACAAGATCTCCAAAGGCGACATCATCGCTGACGGTCCTTCTACGGAGCTTGGTGAATTGGCATTGGGTCAGAACATCCTTGTGGCGTTCACCCCATGGCAAGGTTACAACTTCGAGGACTCCATCCTTATTTCTGAGCGTCTGTTGAAAGACGACGTTTACACTTCCATCCACATCGAAGAATTCGAGTGCGTGGCTCGTGACACAAAACTTGGTAAGGAAGAGATCACTCGCGATATCGCCAACGTTGGTGAAGAAGCTCTTAAAGACCTGGACAGCTCTGGTATCATCCGCATCGGTGCGGAAGTTCGCCCTGGCTTCATCCTGGTTGGTAAAGTGACTCCAAAAGGTGAAACTCAACTTTCTCCTGAGGAAAAACTTTTGAGAGCGATCTTCGGTGAAAAAGCCGGCGACGTTCGTGATACATCTTTGCGCGCTCCATCCGGCGTGTACGGAACTGTTATCGATGCTCAAGTTTACTCTCGTGAAGGCGCAGACCGCGATGAGCGTTTGTCCCTGATCATCGAAGAGAAGAAACGCAAGCTTGAAAAAGACTTGGCGGTTGAGCAGAACGTTATCAAAAATAACGCTATCTCCAAACTTCGTGACATCCTAGTGGGTAAAATCACTACAGGCGTTCTTCTGAATGAAGACGGTTCTCAGAAGTTGTTGAACAAAGGTCAAGAGATCACAGAGGCGGATCTAGAGACAGTTCCATTCGAATTGTTGAACTACATCCCTCTTGAGCAAGACCTTGAGTTCCAGGTGAACAAAATCATCGACAATGCTCGTAACCAGTTGGATGCAGTTAAACTTGTGTTCAACGAAAAGATCGATCGTCTTCGTAAAGGTGACGAATTGCCTCCGGGCGTGATCAAAATGGTTAAAGTTTACGTTGCTATCAAACGTAAAATGCAAGTCGGTGACAAATTCGCCGGTCGTCACGGAAATAAGGGTGTTGTCTCCAAAGTATTGCCTGCGGAAGACATGCCTTACCTTGCTGACGGTACTCCAGTAGACATGGTTCTGAACCCACTAGGGGTTCCTTCTCGTATGAATATCGGTCAGATCCTTGAGGTTCACTTGGGTTGGGCAGCGCACAACCTTGGTAAACAACTGGGTGCTCATCTTGAGAAGTGGAATGCAGAGAACGCTCGCACAGAGATGAAAGACATCTTCAGCGACTCTGATATCTCCGCGAAACTTGATAAAGCAGACGATGCTTCATTGAAGTCCATGGTTCAGCGCATGAAACACGGTATCCACGTGGGTACGCCGGTGTTTGATGGTGCCCGTGAATCTGACGTGAAAGGTCTGCTTGCAAAAGCGCAAGTGCCTTCTTCCGGTAAGTCCGTTCTATTCGACGGTCGTACAGGGGAGCCGTTCACGAATCCGGTAACTGTCGGCATCATGTACATGCTGAAACTTCACCACTTGGTGGAAGAGAAGATCCACGCTCGTTCTATCGGACCTTACTCACTCGTTTCTCAACAGCCTCTGGGCGGTAAAGCTCAGTTCGGTGGTCAGCGTCTCGGGGAGATGGAGGTTTGGGCGATCGAAGCATACGGTGCTGCATACTCTCTGCAAGAGTTCCTGACTGTTAAGTCAGATGACGTTGCAGGTAGAACTCGTATGTACGAGAGCATCGTGAAGGGTGAAAACATCCTTGAGCCAGGCTTACCTGAATCCTTCAACGTATTGGTGAAAGAGCTTCAATCTCTGGCACTGAACGTGGAGCTGATGGAGTCTGACATTCTACGTGACCAGGATGAAGATTTTGGTGACGAAGAAGTGATCGAGGTAGAACCAGTTGCGCCGGTTGCGTCTAAAGACGAACCAGAGCAGCACTAAGTTTAATAATTTAACAACAGGGGTGTTCTTTGAGAGACTTGTTGAATTTTTTCGATAAACCAAAAGATCCACTTTCGTTTGACGCCGTACGAGTTTCGTTGGCGTCACCTGAAATGATTCGTGAATGGTCATTTGGTGAAGTTAAGAAGCCAGAAACTATCAACTATCGTACTTTCAAGCCTGAGCGTGATGGCTTGTTCTGTGCGAAAATCTTCGGTCCTATCAAGGACTACGAGTGCTTGTGCGGTAAGTACAAACGTATGAAGTACCGTGGCGTCGTCTGTGAAAAGTGCGGCGTTGAAGTGACTCAGACCAAGGTTCGCCGTGAGCGCCTTGGTCACATCGAATTGGCAACTCCAGTAGCCCATATCTGGTTCCTGCGTTCTTTGCCTTCTCGTATTGGTAACCTTTTGAATCTTTCTTTGAAAGACGTTGAAAAGGTTCTTTACTGTGAAGCACACGTGGTTATCGATCCAATGGAAACCACATTGGAAGAAGGCCAGGTACTGACTGAAGAAGCATTGCAAGCGGCTCTAAATGAGTTCGGCCCATCCTTCAAATACGGAATGGGTGGCGAGGCAGTTCGTGATCTTTTGAAAAAAATCGATCCTGAATACCTTTCCCGCAAACTTCGTCTGGAAGTTAAAGACACCAAGTCTGAAGCTGGTATCAAAAAATTGACTAAACGCCTGCGCGTTGTTGAAGCCTTCAAAGGTTCCATCAACAAGCCAGAGTGGATGATGTTGGAAGCACTTCCGGTTCTTCCTCCTGATCTTCGTCCATTGGTACCTCTTGATGGCGGCCGTTTCGCGACGTCTGACCTGAATGACCTGTACCGCCGTGTTATCAATCGTAACAACCGTTTGAAACGTCTTCAGGAGCTGAACGCTCCAGACATCATCATCCGAAACGAAAAGCGCATGCTTCAAGAAGCAGTGGACGCTTTGTTGGATAACGGTCGTCGCGGTAAGACCTTCACTGGTCCGAACAAACGTCCTCTTCGCTCCCTTTCTGATATGTTGAAAGGTAAGCAGGGTCGTTTCCGTCAAAACCTTTTGGGTAAACGTGTAGACTACTCTGGTCGTTCCGTTATCACCGTTGGACCTACTCTGAGACTTCATCAGTGCGGTCTTCCGAAGAAAATGGCTCTCGAGTTGTTCAAACCATTCGTTTACAACAAACTTGAAGAAAAAGGTCTTGCGACCACTATCAAACAAGCCAAGCGCTTGGTTGATCAGGAAACAGTTGAAGTTTGGGATATCCTTGCTGACGTGGTTAAAGAGCACCCGGTTCTTCTGAACCGTGCACCAACCCTGCACAGACTTGGTATCCAGGCGTTCGAGCCTGTTCTTCACGAAGGTAAAGCTATCCAACTGCACCCGTTGGTATGTACGGCGTTCAATGCCGACTTCGACGGTGACCAGATGGCAGTTCACGTTCCACTTTCTGTGGAATCCCAGGTTGAAGCACGCGTTCTGATGATGTCCACGAACAACATCCTTTCTCCTGCCAACGGTAAACCTATCATCAATCCTTCCCAGGATATCGTGTTGGGTATGTACTGGTTGACTCGTATGCGTCCGGGCGCCAAAGGATCAGGCAAAGCCTTCTCCAGCGTTCAGGAAGCTCAATACGCGTTTGAAACAGGTCTGGTAGACCTTCAGGCGGTATGTAAGGTTCGTATCAACGGAACTCTGCAAGAGACCACAGTGGGTCGTGCAATCCTTTCTGATATCGTTCCTAAAGAAGTTCCGTTCAACGAAGTGAACGTGACAATGGGTAAAAAACAGATCGCGGCCCTGATCGACAAGACTTTCCGTCTTGCCGGTGCAAAAGCGACCTGCATCCTTGCTGACAAGATCATGGAATACGGCTTCAAGTATTCAACTGCAGCAGGTATGTCCATCGGTATCGATGACATGGTGATCCCGGCGGCGAAAGCTCCGATGATCGCTGACGCAGAAAAACAAGTTACTGAGATCCAGCAGCAGTACGACGAAGGTTTGATCACAGATGGTGAGCGCTACAATAAAGTGGTCGACATCTGGGCGCAGACTGCAGACAAAATTGCTAAAGAAGGTATGAACGCGATCGAAAAGCAAACATTCAACGTGAATGGTAAAGAGGTTGTGGGTCCTTCCTTCAATCCAATTTACATCATGGCTGACTCCGGAGCCCGTGGTTCCGCAGCTCAGATCCGTCAGTTGGGTGGTATGCGTGGTCTGATGGCGAAACCTTCCGGTGAGATCATCGAGACTCCGATCACTGCAAACTTCCGTGAAGGTTTGACA
Coding sequences within it:
- the rpoB gene encoding DNA-directed RNA polymerase subunit beta, translating into MSDFLITESTLEKTPVTASNIRVRKSFAKNKQVIDIPNLIELQKSSYEAFIQKDMDPDRRGDAGLNGVFKSVFPITDFNNTASLEFVSYTLEPAKYDVDECRQRGMTFAAPIKVTLRLIVFDVDEETEARSIRDVKEQEVYLGEIPLMTANGSFIINGTERVVVSQLHRSPGVFFDHDGGKNNASGKLIYSARVIPYRGSWLDAEFDQKDLIHVRIDRRRKFPVTILLKALGYNSEQLLEYFYDLDEVYVKGGKLFRKLDIERMSGQRALTDIVDPKSGEALVKAGRRITRAIVKKIKDLDITELEVQPEDLEGKVLAKPLIDESTGEIIADANAELNSAIIKRSIEAGIESFFMIFFDGLTVGPYLRNTLLVDKVSNKEESLVEIYKRLRPGEPPTLEAATTFFGRLFFDPETYDLSEVGRIKINHRFGISMDECPPSHRTLTHKDILSTIKTLIDLKNGRGVIDDIDHLGNRRVRSVGELLENQYRIGLVRMERAIRERMSLQDVETMMPHDLVNAKPVNAVVKEFFGSSQLSQFMDQTNPLSEITHKRRLSALGPGGLTRDRAGFEVRDVHPTHYGRICPIETPEGPNIGLIASLATYARINNYGFIETPYRKVEAGQVSKDINYLSALEEAGHHIAPAARDEAGNKAIQTATTITRRDGEYEIVDKDKVALMDVSPSQLVSIAASLIPFLEHDDANRALMGSNMQRQAVPLLRSRAPLVGTGVERLVARDSGTSIVAQNDGIVEEVDASRIVIRRFAKGGELGANVDIYNLTKYQRTNQNTCFNQKPIVTVGDKISKGDIIADGPSTELGELALGQNILVAFTPWQGYNFEDSILISERLLKDDVYTSIHIEEFECVARDTKLGKEEITRDIANVGEEALKDLDSSGIIRIGAEVRPGFILVGKVTPKGETQLSPEEKLLRAIFGEKAGDVRDTSLRAPSGVYGTVIDAQVYSREGADRDERLSLIIEEKKRKLEKDLAVEQNVIKNNAISKLRDILVGKITTGVLLNEDGSQKLLNKGQEITEADLETVPFELLNYIPLEQDLEFQVNKIIDNARNQLDAVKLVFNEKIDRLRKGDELPPGVIKMVKVYVAIKRKMQVGDKFAGRHGNKGVVSKVLPAEDMPYLADGTPVDMVLNPLGVPSRMNIGQILEVHLGWAAHNLGKQLGAHLEKWNAENARTEMKDIFSDSDISAKLDKADDASLKSMVQRMKHGIHVGTPVFDGARESDVKGLLAKAQVPSSGKSVLFDGRTGEPFTNPVTVGIMYMLKLHHLVEEKIHARSIGPYSLVSQQPLGGKAQFGGQRLGEMEVWAIEAYGAAYSLQEFLTVKSDDVAGRTRMYESIVKGENILEPGLPESFNVLVKELQSLALNVELMESDILRDQDEDFGDEEVIEVEPVAPVASKDEPEQH
- the rpoC gene encoding DNA-directed RNA polymerase subunit beta', with the protein product MRDLLNFFDKPKDPLSFDAVRVSLASPEMIREWSFGEVKKPETINYRTFKPERDGLFCAKIFGPIKDYECLCGKYKRMKYRGVVCEKCGVEVTQTKVRRERLGHIELATPVAHIWFLRSLPSRIGNLLNLSLKDVEKVLYCEAHVVIDPMETTLEEGQVLTEEALQAALNEFGPSFKYGMGGEAVRDLLKKIDPEYLSRKLRLEVKDTKSEAGIKKLTKRLRVVEAFKGSINKPEWMMLEALPVLPPDLRPLVPLDGGRFATSDLNDLYRRVINRNNRLKRLQELNAPDIIIRNEKRMLQEAVDALLDNGRRGKTFTGPNKRPLRSLSDMLKGKQGRFRQNLLGKRVDYSGRSVITVGPTLRLHQCGLPKKMALELFKPFVYNKLEEKGLATTIKQAKRLVDQETVEVWDILADVVKEHPVLLNRAPTLHRLGIQAFEPVLHEGKAIQLHPLVCTAFNADFDGDQMAVHVPLSVESQVEARVLMMSTNNILSPANGKPIINPSQDIVLGMYWLTRMRPGAKGSGKAFSSVQEAQYAFETGLVDLQAVCKVRINGTLQETTVGRAILSDIVPKEVPFNEVNVTMGKKQIAALIDKTFRLAGAKATCILADKIMEYGFKYSTAAGMSIGIDDMVIPAAKAPMIADAEKQVTEIQQQYDEGLITDGERYNKVVDIWAQTADKIAKEGMNAIEKQTFNVNGKEVVGPSFNPIYIMADSGARGSAAQIRQLGGMRGLMAKPSGEIIETPITANFREGLTVIQYFISTHGARKGLADTALKTANSGYLTRRLVDVAQDVVVSEIDCGVEDGLEITPIYEAGEIVQNIGDRILGRTALKDVVDPATNEVVVRANQEITENDVKNIEGRGIDKVDIRSALICQSKRGVCVKCYGRDLSRGATVNLGETVGIIAAQSIGEPGTQLTMRTFHLGGAASRAVEQSVHTSRYDGTIKLQNVHAVTNRNGKLTVMNRNGSALVIDEAGRERENFKLVYGAVLNFKEGDKVAKGQTVAEWDPYSNPIIAEVSAKIQYQDIEEGSTMQEQVDAVTGFATKVIMESKSSDVKPTVFLVDGAGKTLNLPGRDIPARYLIPVGAQLLVADQQEVHAGDVIAKMHREASKTKDITGGLPRVAELFEARKPKEAAIISEIDGYVTFGKDVKGKQRVIVTPEVGEQKEYLIPKGKHVAVREGEYVRAGEALMDGPTNPHDILAVLGAKALSAYLVDEIQEVYRLQGVGINDKHIEVIVRQMLRKVEIRDAGDSRFLAGEQVERYAYMEENERINKEGGQPATCSPLLLGITKVSLSTDSWISAASFQETTKVLTEAAINSRTDHLRGLKENIIMGRLIPAGTGLTSYKRWKVSVHEDDDIGFVALPGMTSSVQPQG